The following proteins are encoded in a genomic region of Desulfovibrio aminophilus:
- a CDS encoding deoxyribodipyrimidine photo-lyase: MTNPAPHTPSARARLLRRGPGRPGPVLYWMHREHRAEDNWGLLLAQDLAAGRGEALAAAHCLDPAYPSAALRSFAFLLKGLRETEARLRAKNIPLLSRLGPPPAEIIRLAREAGVSALVTDFDPLRHKRAWVAEVAENLDAEIWEVDSRNVAPCLLASDKKEWAARTLRPKIHRLLPEFLEEPRPLAAHPRPWPRAAPAVDWDAALAALKPDDSVPEAEWIVPGETAAAEALRSFADQRLARYHTDKNDPNKGAVSLLSPYLHFGQLSSLRAALAVSRAAVPAEARDVFLEELVVRRELADNFCFHEPYYDSVEGFPAWARATLDKHRADPRPAIYSPTELEDGRTNDPLWNAAQLQMVRTGHMHGWLRMYWAKKILEWSPSPEAALEEAIRLNDRWLLDGRDPNGYAGIAWSLGGVHDRPWGERPVFGTVRCMTFNGARGKFDVRAFARSMGTWTEG; this comes from the coding sequence ATGACGAATCCCGCCCCGCACACGCCCTCGGCCCGGGCCCGCCTCCTGCGCCGAGGCCCGGGACGTCCCGGCCCCGTGCTCTACTGGATGCACCGCGAGCACCGCGCCGAGGACAACTGGGGCCTGCTCCTGGCCCAGGACCTGGCCGCCGGACGCGGCGAGGCCCTGGCCGCGGCCCACTGCCTGGACCCGGCCTATCCCTCGGCGGCCCTGCGTTCCTTCGCCTTCCTGCTCAAGGGGCTGCGCGAAACCGAGGCCCGGCTGCGGGCGAAGAACATCCCCCTGCTCTCCCGCCTGGGCCCGCCGCCCGCCGAGATCATCCGCCTGGCCCGCGAGGCGGGCGTCTCGGCCCTGGTCACGGATTTCGATCCCCTGCGCCACAAGCGGGCCTGGGTCGCGGAGGTGGCGGAAAACCTGGACGCCGAGATCTGGGAGGTGGACTCGCGCAACGTGGCGCCCTGCCTCCTGGCCTCGGACAAGAAGGAGTGGGCCGCGCGCACCCTGCGGCCCAAGATCCACCGGCTCCTGCCCGAGTTTCTGGAAGAGCCCCGGCCACTGGCCGCGCATCCCCGGCCCTGGCCCAGAGCCGCTCCGGCCGTGGATTGGGACGCGGCCCTGGCGGCTCTCAAGCCGGACGACTCCGTGCCCGAGGCGGAGTGGATCGTTCCGGGAGAGACGGCGGCGGCCGAGGCCCTGCGGTCCTTCGCGGACCAGCGGCTGGCCCGCTACCACACGGACAAGAACGACCCCAACAAGGGGGCCGTATCCCTGCTCTCGCCCTACCTGCACTTCGGCCAGCTCTCCTCCCTGCGCGCGGCCCTGGCCGTGTCGCGCGCGGCGGTTCCGGCCGAGGCCCGGGACGTGTTCCTTGAGGAATTGGTCGTTCGCCGGGAACTGGCGGACAATTTCTGCTTCCACGAGCCGTACTACGATTCGGTGGAGGGGTTTCCGGCCTGGGCCCGCGCGACCCTGGACAAGCACCGCGCGGACCCGCGTCCGGCGATCTATTCACCGACCGAGTTGGAGGATGGGCGAACGAACGATCCGCTCTGGAACGCGGCCCAACTCCAGATGGTCCGCACCGGTCACATGCACGGCTGGCTGCGCATGTACTGGGCCAAGAAAATCCTCGAATGGTCCCCCTCGCCGGAGGCGGCCCTGGAGGAGGCCATCCGGCTCAACGACCGCTGGCTCCTGGACGGTCGCGACCCCAACGGCTACGCGGGCATCGCCTGGAGCCTGGGCGGGGTGCATGACCGGCCCTGGGGCGAGCGGCCGGTGTTCGGCACGGTGCGCTGCATGACCTTCAACGGGGCGAGGGGAAAGTTCGACGTGCGGGCCTTCGCCCGGAGCATGGGGACCTGGACGGAAGGCTAG